A stretch of Verrucomicrobiia bacterium DNA encodes these proteins:
- a CDS encoding beta-ketoacyl-[acyl-carrier-protein] synthase family protein, with the protein SAEAAAINRWAGAAASAIRVSSTKSSIGHLLGAAGSVEAVVCLMALRGQWLPPTSTLQTPEAVCTFPLVREPQDARFEMALTNSFGFGGANATLVLKRWK; encoded by the coding sequence AGCGCGGAAGCCGCCGCCATCAATCGTTGGGCTGGCGCCGCGGCGTCCGCCATCCGCGTCAGTTCGACCAAATCCAGCATCGGCCACTTGCTGGGTGCCGCGGGTTCGGTTGAAGCCGTTGTTTGCCTGATGGCTTTGCGAGGACAATGGTTGCCGCCGACATCAACCCTGCAAACGCCTGAAGCCGTTTGCACATTTCCGCTCGTTCGTGAACCGCAGGACGCGCGGTTCGAAATGGCCTTAACCAACTCGTTTGGTTTTGGCGGCGCCAACGCCACACTCGTCCTCAAGAGGTGGAAATGA